One Gossypium raimondii isolate GPD5lz chromosome 3, ASM2569854v1, whole genome shotgun sequence genomic window carries:
- the LOC105796620 gene encoding ribonucleoside-diphosphate reductase small chain A has product MGSLRDEEQRVMGKEEEEEEEKEEEEPILKQQNQRFCMFPITYQPLWEMYKKAEASFWTAEEVDLSQDVQHWETLSSSEKHFISHVLAFFAASDGIVLENLAARFLNDVQIPEARAFYGFQIAMENIHSEMYSLLLETYIKDSKEKHRLFNAIESIPCVSKKAKWAIDWIQSSTSFAERLVAFACIEGIFFSGSFCAIFWLKKRGLMPGLTFSNELISRDEGLHCDFACLLYGLLQKQLKWHKVHHIVHEAVEIETEFVCEALPCALIGMNSTLMSQYIKFVADRLLVSLGCQRKYSVENPFDWMEFISLQGKANFFERRVGDYQKASVMSSLQNGGKNYVFKLDEDF; this is encoded by the exons atgGGTTCGTTGAGAGATGAGGAACAGAGAGTAAtgggaaaagaagaagaggaagaagaagagaaggaagAGGAAGAGCCTATactaaaacaacaaaaccaAAGGTTTTGTATGTTTCCCATTACCTATCAACCACTTTGGGAGATGTACAAGAAGGCTGAGGCTAGTTTTTGGACTG CTGAGGAGGTTGATCTCTCACAAGACGTGCAGCATTGGGAAACCTTGTCTAGCTCAGAAAAACACTTCATAAGCCATGTGCTGGCCTTTTTTGCTGCATCTGATGGGATAGTTTTGGAGAACTTGGCTGCAAGATTCCTAAATGATGTTCAAATTCCAGAG GCCCGGGCATTCTACGGATTTCAAATTGCTATGGAGAATATTCATTCTG AAATGTACAGCTTGCTTTTGGAGACATATATCAAGGATTCCAAAGAAAAACATCGATTGTTCAATGCTATTGAAAGCATCCCTTGTGTCAGTAAGAAGGCTAAATGGGCTATCGATTGGATTCAGAG TTCCACTTCATTTGCAGAGAGACTTGTGGCTTTTGCATGTATTGAAGGAATCTTCTTTTCTGGAAG CTTTTGTGCCATTTTCTGGCTTAAAAAGAGGGGACTGATGCCTGGTTTGACATTCTCAAATGAGCTTATATCTAGAGATGAGGGGCTTCACTGTGACTTTGCTTGCCTTCTTTACGG GTTGCTGCAGAAGCAACTTAAATGGCACAAAGTCCATCATATTGTTCATGAAGCAGTGGAAATCGAGACGGAGTTCGTGTGTGAAGCTCTTCCTTGTGCACTTATTGGCATGAACTCGACACTCATGAGCCAGTACATTAAGTTCGTTGCTGATCGTCTTCTG GTTTCATTGGGCTGTCAAAGAAAGTACAGCGTCGAAAATCCCTTTGATTGGATGGAATTTATATCTTTACA AGGAAAAGCGAACTTCTTTGAGAGGAGGGTTGGTGATTATCAGAAAGCATCTGTTATGTCAAGCCTTCAAAACGGAGGTAAAAACTACGTTTTCAAACTAGACGAAGACTTCTAA